Part of the Paludisphaera borealis genome, GGCGCGGATCGCCCATTCGCGGCTCGCCCGCGACGCCTCCGACCATCTCCCGCTGGTGATCGATTTCCACATCGATCCGCCTCAGGCCTGATCCGAGCGGCCGTCCGCGCTAGCGGGTCGCGGACGGCTCGATCGTGGAGAGGACCTCGTCCAGGGCGGTTCGGCAGGCGTCGAGCACCTGGGAGAGCGCCCCGTTCGCCGACTCGTCCGACGTCTCGCCGGGATCGGTTTCGAGGTTGTAGAGCTGCTCGCAGCCGTCGCCGCGGCGGATGTACGCATGGTTCTCGGCGACCACGGCCTTCAGGCTCTTGCGGGCGTCCGTATGCTCCTGGACGTCGCGCTCGTCGACCGGCCCTCGAAGCTCGGAGAAAGGGGTCGAGATCGCCTGGGACGGCTCGGCCGGCGACGCGCCCCAGGTGGTCGCCAGCGAGGCTCCAGGGAACGGCGAGTTCTTCGCGAGTCCGAGCACGTCGAGGACCGTGGCGGGCAGGTCGCGCAGGCTCACCGCCTCGGAGACGACGCGGCCCTCGGGGAGCCGGCCGGGCAGGCTGATCAGCAGGGGGACGTGGACCTCCTCGCCGTGGAGGCTCAGGCCGTGGCCAAAGTCGCCGTGCTCGCCGAACTGCTCGCCGTGGTCGGAGGTCAGAATCAACAGGGTGTGATCGAGTTCGCCCCGCTCGCGAAGGACGTCGACGAGCGCCCCGATCCGCTGATCGAGGGCTGCAAGGCAGTCGTCGTAGGCGTCGCGGGCGATCCGGACTTCGTCGGGGCCGAGGGCCTTCTTGTCGATCTTCTGCCAATCGCGAAGCATCGCCGACGCCCGGCTCGACAGGCCTTCCGGCGTGAACCGAGGGGTCTCCCCGCGCGGCAGGAGGTAGGGGTCGTGCGCGTCGAAGAAGTTGAGGAAGGCGAAGAACGGCTTCGGACCGGTCTTCGCAAGCCAGTCGAGGAACTCGCGGTTGACCGTCGAGGCGTCCTTGCGCGAGAAGTCGAGGTCGACGTCGCGGACCGAGCCGGCCGGCCGCCAGGCACCCGTCAGCGACTGGGCGCGCATCGCGGCGCGGGTGAGGAACCAGCCCAACGACGACGATCGGACGACCTCGCCGAGCGTGATCGGGTAGTCGGCGTAGACCTGGAACCCGCGCGACAGGCCCGACTCGTGGCCGCAGAAGAACGGGTTGGCGACGAAGCCCCCCGTCGCATAGCCCGAATCGCGCAGGTGCTCGGCGAGCGTCGGATAGCCGCCGTCGAGCCACCCCCTGCGCTCGACGCCCAGCTCGCTCGGCCACCTCGCCGTAAACATGTTCGAATGCGAAGGCAACGTCCACGACGCGGCGGCGCGGGCGTGGTCGAAGCGGACGCCGCGCTCGGCCAGCCGCTTCAAATTGGGGGTCGTGTCGCGGTCGTATCCATAGAGGCTCAGTCGATCGGCGCGGACGGTGTCGAGCACAATCAGGAGGACGTTGAGATCGCGTCCCGCCAGGGCCGCTCGGTCGCCCCGCCGCCAGACCCGCGCCCGAGCGTCGTGCAGGAACACGATCGACCCCAGCGCGGCCAGCGCGGCGAACAGGATCGGCAGGCTGTGACGGACCACCCGCCGCAGGCCGTCGGCACGGCGTTCGAGCCAGGGCGAGCCGCGGACGGCGAGGCCGCCGGCGAGCAAGACGCAGGTGGCTGAATGCAAGCCGCGCACCAGCATGAGCTGACAGAGGACGGCCGCGAACAAGAAGATCGCCAGGACCACGCGGTTGGCCGATCGACCGGCGAACTTCGAGAGGGCGAACGAGCACAGAACGCCCAACCCCAGGAACAGGAGCAGGTCGGACGCGGGAACCATCCAGACGAAATGGCGGCTCCTCAGGAAAAACCCTTTCTCCTGAAGTTGGACCCGAACCACCAACAGGAGCAATTCAAGGAACCCCGCCGCCAGGCCGAACCACGCGGACGTCGCCAGGACGTCCCGCAGCCTCACGCCACCGAACGCGCCAACGTCCCTCGTCCCGGTCTCATCCGCAGGTTCCTTGATGCTTCTCTCGGCCGGAGCGCCCAGCTCGTCGCCCTGCAACCTGGTCACGTCCTCGAACCTCGGCTCGACGCAACGGCCTTCCAGCGACGGATTCGCTCCTTGGCCAGACGGAACGGAAATGCGCCCGCCATCATCACCAAGCCCACAATCGAGCCGACCAGCGAGATCACCGGAAGCTGAACTTCGGGGCCGAAATACGCCAGAACCGTCGAAACATGATTCATAACAAGATCTCAATAGAGACGACGAACCACAGTCATGACGATAACAATGCCATCATGACTGGACGATTCGCCTCGTGGGATCGAGACGCATATGCAAATTCAAGCAAGACGCAACACCGCGGGTGCCGGACGTTCGGCGAAGCGATTCGAATTCAGAAAGTCGGCAGAGAGTGGATGCTCCCCCGAGATCGAACGTGAGACCGTGCAGGATCGGTCTGAAAAACGGTGGCGAGAGTCACCGGTAGGTCACTCGGCGCGACGTCCCCAAATCGCCACTCGAAGCAAGGCGCGGACCCGTGGCATGAGGTCCTAGGGAATTGAGCGTCAGATCGGACCGACCTGGCCCGGTCTTCCGGCACCGTAATTTTTTTTCATCGCGCCTTGCGCGCGGGGCGACTTGAAGGAGCTGTGTTGTGGTCCGCCCCCGGCCGGGGCCCCGAGGTGATTCTTCGTCGTCGAGTCTTGTCGGCCGCGGAGGCGGGGGGTTACACTTCGAAAGCGGCCGCGTCCTTGGCCGAGTCGACGTGGTGTTAATCATGGGATGGAATGGAGATGAGGCCGGCGCGTCGGGTCGAGAACCACGGGACGCGGCAAAGCCCATCGATGGGTTACAACCACCGTACTGGAGATCGAATAGACGTCATGTCGCACCTGGAAACGCAAGCCTCGCCGGACACGCCTACCACCCCGACGGAATCGTACCCGTACTTCGATTACGTGCGTCAGGACATCCTCAGGATGATCCCCGACGACGGCGTGAAGATCGGTTCGGTCGGTTGCGGCCGCGGGGTCACCGAGGCCCTCCTGGTGGAAAAGGGACGTGAGGTCCACGGGGTGGATGTCAGCGAAGAGGCGATCGAGGTCGCCAAGCGGCGTCTGACCTCGGCACGCGTCATCGCTCCCGACGATCGCCGTCCGTTCGAGGACGACAGCCTCGACGGCTTGATCCTGGCCGACGTGATCGAGCACATCCCCGCCGCGTGGGACGCGCTGGCGTCTTACGTCCGGGCGGTCCGGCCCGGAGGTTGGGTCGTCATCAGCGTCCCGAACATGCGAAACCTCAACGTGATCGCCCAGTTCATCATCCTGGGCGACTGGCCTGAGAAATCGATGGGGACCTTCGACGCCACCCACATCCAGAACATGAGCCGACGCCGCCTCGAACGGTGGTGCAAGAACGCCGATCTATCGTTCGAAAAGTGGTTCGACAAGTACGAGAGCCACTCCTGGCGCGGTCGATGGATCAAGGGGTTCGACACGATCACCTTCCGGCTGTTCCACGACATCTTGTCGTACCAGATTCAGTGCCGATGTCGGAAGCAGTCGTGATCGATCGGCCTCGCCGCGCGCTCGACGAGGCGACTCCGCGTCACGACGGAGTCGCCTCCAGGTCCGGTGTTGCGGCCGCGCTCGCGGCCGAAGTCGAGCGGACGGGTTTCGCCGGCCTCCAGAGGATCAAGAGCGCGAGCGCCGCGGCGATCGGGGCCAGGCCGGCGATCAGGGTCACGGCCGCGTAGGAACCCGTCTGGTCGATCCATCGACCGATGGGCCCCTGCACGGCGGCGACGGAGATCCAGGCCACG contains:
- a CDS encoding sulfatase; the protein is MTRLQGDELGAPAERSIKEPADETGTRDVGAFGGVRLRDVLATSAWFGLAAGFLELLLLVVRVQLQEKGFFLRSRHFVWMVPASDLLLFLGLGVLCSFALSKFAGRSANRVVLAIFLFAAVLCQLMLVRGLHSATCVLLAGGLAVRGSPWLERRADGLRRVVRHSLPILFAALAALGSIVFLHDARARVWRRGDRAALAGRDLNVLLIVLDTVRADRLSLYGYDRDTTPNLKRLAERGVRFDHARAAASWTLPSHSNMFTARWPSELGVERRGWLDGGYPTLAEHLRDSGYATGGFVANPFFCGHESGLSRGFQVYADYPITLGEVVRSSSLGWFLTRAAMRAQSLTGAWRPAGSVRDVDLDFSRKDASTVNREFLDWLAKTGPKPFFAFLNFFDAHDPYLLPRGETPRFTPEGLSSRASAMLRDWQKIDKKALGPDEVRIARDAYDDCLAALDQRIGALVDVLRERGELDHTLLILTSDHGEQFGEHGDFGHGLSLHGEEVHVPLLISLPGRLPEGRVVSEAVSLRDLPATVLDVLGLAKNSPFPGASLATTWGASPAEPSQAISTPFSELRGPVDERDVQEHTDARKSLKAVVAENHAYIRRGDGCEQLYNLETDPGETSDESANGALSQVLDACRTALDEVLSTIEPSATR
- a CDS encoding class I SAM-dependent methyltransferase, which translates into the protein MSHLETQASPDTPTTPTESYPYFDYVRQDILRMIPDDGVKIGSVGCGRGVTEALLVEKGREVHGVDVSEEAIEVAKRRLTSARVIAPDDRRPFEDDSLDGLILADVIEHIPAAWDALASYVRAVRPGGWVVISVPNMRNLNVIAQFIILGDWPEKSMGTFDATHIQNMSRRRLERWCKNADLSFEKWFDKYESHSWRGRWIKGFDTITFRLFHDILSYQIQCRCRKQS